In a genomic window of Brassica rapa cultivar Chiifu-401-42 chromosome A10, CAAS_Brap_v3.01, whole genome shotgun sequence:
- the LOC103846440 gene encoding plant cysteine oxidase 1 isoform X3, whose product MGFEMKQEKDVLGLIPSKNQGKASSSNPSSVKSPHNKNKKKKKNNNNNKKKMVMAWRPKKTDSPAEEITAVRRLLLTCKEVFSNGGPGVVPSEDKIQQLRGVLVPGPRNGSSPRITYLPLHECEQFSIAIFCLPPSGVIPLHNHPGMTVFSKLLFGTMHIKSYDWVVDAPFAVRDPKTRLAKLKMDSTLTAPCNASILYPEDGGNMHRFTAETACAVLDVLGPPYCNPEGRHCTYFLEFPLDKFSSEEDDVLRGQVERECHAWLQERDDNPDDLNVVGALYGGPKVED is encoded by the exons ATGGGGTTTGAAATGAAACAAGAGAAAGACGTTTTGGGACTGATCCCGAGTAAGAATCAAGGTAAGGCTAGCAGCTCTAACCCTAGTTCTGTTAAGTCTCCTCATaataaaaacaagaagaagaagaagaataacaataataataagaagaagatggtgatggCATGGCGCCCGAAGAAGACAGATTCTCCGGCGGAAGAGATAACTGCGGTTCGGCGACTGTTGCTTACTTGTAAGGAAGTGTTCTCCAACGGCGGTCCTGGAGTTGTTCCGTCTGAAGATAAAATCCAACAGCTACGAGGAGTTCTTG TCCCCGGACCGAGAAATGGGTCTTCACCACGGATAACGTACCTGCCTCTACACGAGTGTGAACAATTTTCG ATTGCGATTTTCTGTTTGCCGCCTTCTGGTGTCATTCCTCTTCATAACCATCCAGGGATGACAGTTTTTAGCAAGCTTCTCTTTGGTACAATGCACATCAAGTCGTATGATTGGGTGGTTGATGCTCCAT TCGCAGTGAGAGATCCGAAAACGCGGCTGGCAAAATTGAAGATGGACTCAACGTTAACCGCACCATGCAACGCCTCCATCTTGTACCCCGAAGATGGCGGTAACATGCATCGGTTCACAGCGGAAACAGCGTGTGCGGTTCTAGATGTGCTTGGCCCTCCTTACTGCAATCCAGAAGGCAGGCATTGCACTTATTTCCTAGAATTCCCTTTGGATAAGTTCTCATCAG AGGAAGACGACGTTTTGAGAGGTCAAGTGGAGAGAGAATGTCATGCCTGGCTGCAAGAGAGAGATGATAATCCAGACGATCTTAACGTAGTTGGAGCGTTATACGGAGGTCCAAAGGTTGAGGACTGA
- the VDAC gene encoding mitochondrial outer membrane protein porin 3-like (The RefSeq protein has 2 substitutions compared to this genomic sequence) — protein MGKGPGLYTEIGKKARDLLYKDYQGDQKLSITAYSSTGVAITTSGTNKGDLFLGDVVTQIKNKNFTADIKVASDSSILTTFTYDEATPGLKAIVSAKVPDQKSAKVELQYMHPHAGICTSVGLTANPVVNFSGVIGTSVLALGTDVSFDTESGNFKHFNTGVSFTKDDLIASLTLNDKGEKLNASYYHIVNPLKNTVVGAEVSHNLKSQVNSITVGTQHALDPLTTVKARVNNAGIANALIQHEWRPKSFITISGEVDSKAIEKSAKVGFALALKP, from the exons ATGGGTAAAGGTCCAGGACTCTACACCGAGATCGGCAAAAAGGCCAGAG ATCTTTTGTACAAGGACTACCAAGGAGACCAGAAGCTCAGTATCACCACTTACTCTTCAACCGGTGTT gcaATCACTACAAGTGGAACAAACAAGGGAGATTTGTTTCTGGGTGATGTAGTTACCCAAATCAAGAATAAGAACTTCACTGCTGATATCAAAGTTGCCTCTGATTCTTCT ATCCTGACCACTTTCACCTATGATGAGGCTACCCCTGGATTGAAGGCAATCGTTAGCGCCAAGGTGCCTGATCAAAAATCCGCCAAG GTTGAGCTCCAGTATATGCACCCACATGCAGGTATCTGCACCAGCGTTGGATTGACAGCTAACCCCGTTGTCAACTTCTCCGGTGTGATTGGAACCAGTGTCTTGGCTCTTGGTACCGATGTCTCCTTCGACACCGAATCTGGCAACTTCAAGCATTTCAATACCGGTGTGAGCTTCACCAAGGATGATTTGATTGCTTCTCTTACCTT gaatGACAAAGGTGAGAAATTGACTGCATCGTACTACCACATTGTCAACCCGTTGAAGAACACGGTGGTTGGAGCTGAGGTGAGCCACAACTTGAAGAGCCAGGTGAACTCGATAACCGTGGGTACTCAGCACGCTTTGGACCCATTGACCACAGTGAAGGCGCGCGTGAACAATGCGGGTATAGCCAACGCGTTGATCCAACACGAGTGGCGTCCAAAGTCGTTCATCACCATCTCTGGAGAGGTTGACTCTAAGGCGATCGAGAAGAGTGCCAAGGTTGGGTTTGCTCTCGCTCTCAAGCCTTGA
- the LOC103846440 gene encoding plant cysteine oxidase 1 isoform X2, producing MGFEMKQEKDVLGLIPSKNQGKASSSNPSSVKSPHNKNKKKKKNNNNNKKKMVMAWRPKKTDSPAEEITAVRRLLLTCKEVFSNGGPGVVPSEDKIQQLRGVLEDVGLALTMPFFRPVPGPRNGSSPRITYLPLHECEQFSIAIFCLPPSGVIPLHNHPGMTVFSKLLFGTMHIKSYDWVVDAPFAVRDPKTRLAKLKMDSTLTAPCNASILYPEDGGNMHRFTAETACAVLDVLGPPYCNPEGRHCTYFLEFPLDKFSSEEDDVLRGQVERECHAWLQERDDNPDDLNVVGALYGGPKVED from the exons ATGGGGTTTGAAATGAAACAAGAGAAAGACGTTTTGGGACTGATCCCGAGTAAGAATCAAGGTAAGGCTAGCAGCTCTAACCCTAGTTCTGTTAAGTCTCCTCATaataaaaacaagaagaagaagaagaataacaataataataagaagaagatggtgatggCATGGCGCCCGAAGAAGACAGATTCTCCGGCGGAAGAGATAACTGCGGTTCGGCGACTGTTGCTTACTTGTAAGGAAGTGTTCTCCAACGGCGGTCCTGGAGTTGTTCCGTCTGAAGATAAAATCCAACAGCTACGAGGAGTTCTTG AGGATGTCGGATTAGCTCTGACCATGCCGTTTTTCCGACCAGTCCCCGGACCGAGAAATGGGTCTTCACCACGGATAACGTACCTGCCTCTACACGAGTGTGAACAATTTTCG ATTGCGATTTTCTGTTTGCCGCCTTCTGGTGTCATTCCTCTTCATAACCATCCAGGGATGACAGTTTTTAGCAAGCTTCTCTTTGGTACAATGCACATCAAGTCGTATGATTGGGTGGTTGATGCTCCAT TCGCAGTGAGAGATCCGAAAACGCGGCTGGCAAAATTGAAGATGGACTCAACGTTAACCGCACCATGCAACGCCTCCATCTTGTACCCCGAAGATGGCGGTAACATGCATCGGTTCACAGCGGAAACAGCGTGTGCGGTTCTAGATGTGCTTGGCCCTCCTTACTGCAATCCAGAAGGCAGGCATTGCACTTATTTCCTAGAATTCCCTTTGGATAAGTTCTCATCAG AGGAAGACGACGTTTTGAGAGGTCAAGTGGAGAGAGAATGTCATGCCTGGCTGCAAGAGAGAGATGATAATCCAGACGATCTTAACGTAGTTGGAGCGTTATACGGAGGTCCAAAGGTTGAGGACTGA
- the LOC103846442 gene encoding auxin efflux carrier component 8 — MISWLDVYHVFSATVPLYVAMILGYLSAKHLNIFSLEQCAGINKFVAKFSVPLLSFQVISQNNPFKMSPRLILSDILQKIFAFVVLAVVLRFWHPTGGRGGKLGWIITGLSVSVLPNTLILGIPILSAIDGDAAVNILVQIVVLQSLIWYNILLFLFEINAARKITSSGASIEHRGNDNEEADIEQEPKEEVAIVRTRSPGTGKILLKAWQKLIINPNTYAALFGLVWATLHFRLGWKLPEMIGKSVHMISDGGLGMAMFSLGLFMASQSSIIACGTKMAIITMVLKFVIGPALMVASAFSIRLRSTLFRVTVLQAALPQGIVPFVFAKEYNVNPEIASTGVIFGMIISLPITLAYYFVLDL, encoded by the exons ATGATCTCTTGGCTTGATGTCTACCATGTTTTTTCAGCAACGGTTCCTCTCTATGTTGCAATGATCCTAGGTTACCTCTCTGCAAAACATCTAAATATCTTCTCTCTCGAACAATGCGCAGGCATCAACAAATTCGTCGCTAAATTCTCGGTCCCTTTGCTTTCTTTCCAAGTAATCTCCCAAAACAACCCTTTTAAAATGAGCCCTAGACTCATTCTCTCAGACATTCTCCAGAAAATCTTCGCCTTTGTTGTATTAGCCGTGGTTTTAAGATTCTGGCATCCAacaggaggaagaggaggaaagTTGGGTTGGATCATAACCGGATTATCTGTATCCGTGTTGCCAAACACTCTCATTCTTGGAATCCCAATCTTAAGTGCCATCGATGGAGATGCAGCTGTGAACATCTTGGTGCAGATTGTTGTCTTGCAGAGCTTGATTTGGTACAACATCTTGCTCTTCTTATTCGAGATTAATGCCGCGAGGAAGATAACATCTTCTGGAGCTTCCATAGAACACAGAG GCAATGACAATGAAGAAGCTGATATAgagcaagagccaaaagaagaagTAGCAATAGTGAGAACAAGATCTCCTGGAACTGGGAAGATTCTATTGAAGGCTTGGCAAAAGCTTATAATCAATCCTAATACATACGCAGCGTTGTTTGGATTAGTTTGGGCTACTTTACATTTCAG ATTGGGATGGAAATTGCCTGAGATGATCGGTAAATCAGTACATATGATATCTGATGGAGGCTTAGGAATGGCCATGTTCAGCTTAG GTCTTTTCATGGCATCACAAAGTAGTATCATAGCATGTGGAACAAAAATGGCGATCATAACAATGGTCCTCAAGTTTGTAATAGGACCAGCTCTTATGGTTGCTTCTGCATTTAGCATCAGGTTACGAAGTACTCTTTTCAGAGTCACAGTTTTACAG GCTGCATTGCCACAAGGGATTGTGCCATTTGTTTTCGCAAAAGAGTATAATGTTAATCCGGAAATCGCTAGTACGGG gGTGATATTTGGAATGATAATTTCCTTACCAATAACTTTGGCATATTATTTTGTATTGGACCTATGA
- the LOC103846440 gene encoding plant cysteine oxidase 1 isoform X1: protein MGFEMKQEKDVLGLIPSKNQGKASSSNPSSVKSPHNKNKKKKKNNNNNKKKMVMAWRPKKTDSPAEEITAVRRLLLTCKEVFSNGGPGVVPSEDKIQQLRGVLDNMKPEDVGLALTMPFFRPVPGPRNGSSPRITYLPLHECEQFSIAIFCLPPSGVIPLHNHPGMTVFSKLLFGTMHIKSYDWVVDAPFAVRDPKTRLAKLKMDSTLTAPCNASILYPEDGGNMHRFTAETACAVLDVLGPPYCNPEGRHCTYFLEFPLDKFSSEEDDVLRGQVERECHAWLQERDDNPDDLNVVGALYGGPKVED from the exons ATGGGGTTTGAAATGAAACAAGAGAAAGACGTTTTGGGACTGATCCCGAGTAAGAATCAAGGTAAGGCTAGCAGCTCTAACCCTAGTTCTGTTAAGTCTCCTCATaataaaaacaagaagaagaagaagaataacaataataataagaagaagatggtgatggCATGGCGCCCGAAGAAGACAGATTCTCCGGCGGAAGAGATAACTGCGGTTCGGCGACTGTTGCTTACTTGTAAGGAAGTGTTCTCCAACGGCGGTCCTGGAGTTGTTCCGTCTGAAGATAAAATCCAACAGCTACGAGGAGTTCTTG acaatATGAAACCAGAGGATGTCGGATTAGCTCTGACCATGCCGTTTTTCCGACCAGTCCCCGGACCGAGAAATGGGTCTTCACCACGGATAACGTACCTGCCTCTACACGAGTGTGAACAATTTTCG ATTGCGATTTTCTGTTTGCCGCCTTCTGGTGTCATTCCTCTTCATAACCATCCAGGGATGACAGTTTTTAGCAAGCTTCTCTTTGGTACAATGCACATCAAGTCGTATGATTGGGTGGTTGATGCTCCAT TCGCAGTGAGAGATCCGAAAACGCGGCTGGCAAAATTGAAGATGGACTCAACGTTAACCGCACCATGCAACGCCTCCATCTTGTACCCCGAAGATGGCGGTAACATGCATCGGTTCACAGCGGAAACAGCGTGTGCGGTTCTAGATGTGCTTGGCCCTCCTTACTGCAATCCAGAAGGCAGGCATTGCACTTATTTCCTAGAATTCCCTTTGGATAAGTTCTCATCAG AGGAAGACGACGTTTTGAGAGGTCAAGTGGAGAGAGAATGTCATGCCTGGCTGCAAGAGAGAGATGATAATCCAGACGATCTTAACGTAGTTGGAGCGTTATACGGAGGTCCAAAGGTTGAGGACTGA
- the LOC103846441 gene encoding probable pectate lyase 19 yields the protein MEMARLLKLMCVFCIAGLIPTIKANISELDEYWSQRADEAREFTLQAYHSDPYEIVDHFHERHYDNSTDDTTTEEHSSNSTDVTATEEDNSNSTDVTATEEDSSTKPEEEGTEVIEMVGNSKNSTRRSLKGKGKGKWSKLKGPCTASNPIDKCWRCRSNWANRRKKLAKCVRGFGHGTTGGKRGRIYVVTSNLDEDMVNPIPGTLRHAVIQKEPLWIIFKNDMSIRLSQELLVNSDKTIDARGADVHIAHGAGITMQFVRNVIIHGLHIHHISESNGGMIRDSVDHFGMRTRADGDGLSIYGSSNIWIDHVSMSKCQDGLIDAIVGSTAITISNSHFTHHNDVMLLGAQNNMNEADQKMQVTVAYNHFGKGLVQRMPRIRWGFVHVVNNDYTHWELYAIGGSQGPTILSHGNRFIAPPHLPYYKEVTKRDYASEDEWKHWTWRSEKDIFMNGAFFRQSGDPHYKSAHTRKQMIKPKNGYAVSKLTKYAGALDCRVGRRC from the exons ATGGAGATGGCTAGGTTGTTAAAGTTGATGTGTGTGTTCTGTATTGCTGGTCTGATTCCGACCATAAAAGCCAACATTTCGGAGTTGGACGAGTATTGGTCACAACGAGCCGACGAAGCCCGAGAGTTCACTCTTCAAGCTTATCATTCTGATCCTTACGAAATCGTGGATCACTTTCATGAACGTCACTACGA CAACTCTACTGATGATACCACGACAGAGGAACATAGTAGCAACTCTACTGATGTTACCGCTACAGAGGAAGATAACAGCAACTCTACTGATGTTACCGCGACAGAGGAAGATAGCAGCACAAAGCCTGAAGAGGAGGGAACTGAGGTCATTGAAATGGTCGGAAACTCGAAGAACAGCACTAGAAGAAGCTTAAAAGGTAAAGGCAAAGGAAAATGGAGCAAGCTTAAGGGACCGTGTACAGCAAGTAACCCGATTGATAAATGCTGGCGTTGCCGTTCGAATTGGGCTAACCGTCGTAAGAAGCTTGCAAAATGTGTCCGCGGGTTCGGCCACGGGACGACCGGTGGGAAACGTGGACGTATCTACGTGGTTACAAGCAACCTCGACGAGGACATGGTGAACCCTATACCAGGGACATTGCGTCACGCCGTGATTCAAAAGGAACCTCTCTGGATCATTTTCAAGAACGACATGAGCATTCGTTTAAGTCAAGAGCTTTTGGTTAATAGCGACAAGACGATCGATGCACGTGGAGCTGATGTCCATATCGCACATGGCGCAGGGATAACGATGCAGTTTGTGAGAAATGTTATTATCCATGGACTGCACATTCACCACATTTCCGAGAGTAACGGTGGTATGATCCGAGACTCGGTAGACCATTTTGGAATGAGGACTAGAGCCGATGGTGACGGTCTATCTATATACGGCTCGTCTAACATATGGATTGACCATGTTTCGATGTCGAAATGTCAAGATGGACTCATTGATGCCATTGTTGGATCCACTGCCATTACAATCTCCAACTCTCACTTCACTCACCACAACGAC GTGATGTTGCTTGGTGCGCAAAACAATATGAATGAAGCGGACCAGAAGATGCAAGTCACAGTGGCTTATAACCATTTTGGTAAAGGGCTTGTACAGAGGATGCCAAGGATCCGATGGGGATTTGTTCACGTTGTGAACAATGACTACACTCATTGGGAGCTTTACGCTATCGGAGGTAGTCAAGGGCCGACTATTCTCAGCCACGGAAACCGATTCATAGCTCCTCCACACTTACCTTATTACAAAGAG GTGACAAAGAGGGATTATGCTTCGGAAGACGAGTGGAAACACTGGACATGGAGATCTGAGAAAGATATATTCATGAACGGAGCTTTTTTCAGACAATCTGGGGATCCTCATTACAAAAGTGCTCACACGAGAAAACAAATGATTAAACCTAAAAATGGATATGCTGTTTCTAAGCTGACCAAATACGCAGGAGCACTTGATTGCAGAGTCGGTAGACGCTGTTAG